A DNA window from Gemella massiliensis contains the following coding sequences:
- a CDS encoding LicD family protein, which translates to MGIVKLMTLKELQGAYLELLIEFDSLCKEYNLRYDLCGGSMLGAVRHQGFIPWDDDIDVAMPRTDYEKLLELNITNSLIISDDRKIISNRDKSFARHFSRYIRKDVGRIDEMAEKEDCPYIGIDIFVVDGIPSNKSLFSMQVFIIKQLRRLLLTSVERKNTSRRGKFSAKVKNLYRPILKKIGSYNLVRLLESVCKIVKFEDAKYVGIITGMYGKKEKWLKKEMLPQKEYLFEKYKVKGYANYDIYLTNLYGNYRKLPPKDKQVAHNSKGYRIDKNLGEKQ; encoded by the coding sequence TTGGGGATTGTAAAATTAATGACATTGAAAGAATTGCAGGGAGCATATCTGGAATTATTAATTGAATTCGATAGTCTTTGCAAAGAATATAATTTAAGGTATGATTTATGCGGAGGCTCGATGTTGGGTGCAGTAAGACATCAAGGATTTATACCTTGGGATGATGATATAGATGTTGCCATGCCTCGTACAGATTATGAAAAATTATTGGAGTTAAATATAACCAATTCATTGATTATATCAGATGACAGAAAAATAATTTCTAATAGAGATAAATCTTTTGCACGTCATTTTTCCAGATATATAAGAAAAGATGTAGGCAGAATTGATGAAATGGCGGAGAAAGAGGATTGTCCGTATATAGGAATAGATATTTTTGTAGTTGATGGTATTCCTAGTAATAAATCTTTATTTAGTATGCAAGTATTTATCATAAAACAATTAAGAAGATTGCTATTAACTTCTGTGGAAAGAAAGAACACAAGCAGACGCGGAAAATTTAGTGCAAAAGTAAAAAATTTATATAGACCGATATTGAAGAAGATAGGTTCATATAATTTAGTAAGATTGTTAGAGTCGGTATGTAAAATTGTTAAATTTGAAGATGCCAAATATGTAGGAATTATAACAGGTATGTACGGCAAAAAAGAAAAATGGTTAAAAAAAGAAATGCTGCCACAAAAAGAATATCTTTTTGAGAAATACAAAGTTAAAGGGTATGCTAATTATGATATATATTTAACTAATTTGTACGGAAATTATAGAAAGTTACCTCCAAAGGATAAACAGGTGGCACATAATTCCAAAGGGTATAGAATTGATAAGAATTTAGGAGAAAAGCAATGA